TGTTCACGGTAATTTGGGGGACACTATCGTCAACAGCTAAGACCTGGATTTTCATCACTTGGGGTCTCCTTGTTTCAAATGTTGTATCAGGGAAAACATAGAACTCTGTATGGGAACCATCAGTCACCGTGAAGGAGAAGCTGTCTTCATTCGACTCAGTGCCATCATGTCTGTAGCTGATTAAGTTTTCATTCAGGTCTTGCTTGGTAAAAACCATGGTGGGTCTGGTGTTGTTGAACAGAAGTTGACCGTgaacaggcacctgggtgacaatGAACTTCAGGAGCTTGTCAGGAGTATCTCTGTCTTCGACAGAGAGTTCAAAGGGAGTGATCAGCTTGTTTTCACCTTCACTGACAACCAGGTTATGGATGGTGACCACCGGCTTTTTGTTATCCACATCACTAATGGAGATACGGAACGTCCGGAAGACAGGGTTCCGGCCGTCGGTGACCTGAAACTCAAAGCTGTCCATCTTGACTTCGTCATCAGCTGTGTGGATGTAGTAGATTTTGTTGCCGGCTAGTTGGAGCTGAGTGAAAGATGTGATGGATGTTCCAAGTTGATCTGTGCACTCTAAGTGACCTCTCATGGGAGCCCTAGTGATGGTGAAGACTAAGTTTTCATCGGGACTGTTCAAGTCACTGGTGCTTAGTAGATCTGTTGTGAGGGTGACTTTGCCACCTTCTTTCAAGGATACTCCTTTGCTTATCACATCCGGGAAGACAATGTCAATGCTCCCAATGGAAACATAAAAGTAGCGATCTATGAGGGCATTTATTCCATCAGTCACATCAAATTTAATTAGGTCCCGAATGCCCTCTTGTCCAAAATGGACATACTGAATTAAGTTTCTGTCCACTTCATCCTGGGTAAAATTCATGCCTAGTGTGATATTTTCAAAGGCACCTGTAGGTTTTCGTCTCTGTAATAAGCCATGTCCTGGCCCATAACGAATAATATAAACCAAAGATTTGTCTTCAGAGTCCAAATCTGTTGCcattaatattttgttgttgatAATTTTGGTTTCCCCAATTTCTATTTCTAGTCCGTTATTGATCATCATTCTGGGGGTCTCATCATCAACTGGGATAACTATAATGAGGACCATCCTTTCCACTGAGTGCTTACCATCTGTTAGTCTAATCACAAAACTGTCTTCCTGGGTCTCGGAGTCATCATGCTCATAAATAATGCTTGAACTCTCTATGATCTGATCCAAGGTGAAGCTTTCAACCAAAACTGTGCCATTTATCAGCTGGTTCATGATGTGACCTCGAGTAGGAAATCGGGTAATAGTGAAAGTTAGATCATCTGGGGGCATGTCAGCATCAGCGGCATTGAGGATGGGCGTATCAATCACCAGACTCATGCCCTCCATCACCATAAATTCTCTCATAAATATTTCTGGCTGTTCATCATTTGTGGGAATGAtgacaatggggaaaaaatgtctCTCTGAAAAGTTAATGCCATCAGAACAACGAAATATAAATCGGTCTTCCACAGGTTCGACCCCTTTATGGACACTCTGGACATAGTTAATATGACTCTGCCTGAGGTCTTTCAGGGTAAAGGCACTTATGGCAATTCCTGCTCTTGATTTCTCAGAGCCCGGGGCTGgagaaatattttcaacataaccGGAGGTAGGCTGGATAACTATAGTGCACAAGAGGTCATCAGTTAGTGAATCAATATCTTGAGCACTTATATGTGTTGAGGTTATAACACTTTTATCACCTTCCATGACTATAAACTGTTCACCTACAGAAATTTCTGGAGCCTGGTTATCAACTGGGAGGATGGTCACCCACACGGTAACTCCTTGGATAGTATTGCTACCTATTACCCATTCTTGAGACACATCTGACAGACTCAGGTTAAAAGAGTCTCCTCTGGGCAACAGGCCTATCTCACCGCTAGTGTGGGCATAGATGACAGAGCCTTCCAAGATGTCCTTTTGGGTAAACTGCTCTACTGGAACTCCGTTGACCAGGATTTCTCCATATAAAGGTGGATCTTCCAAGACAAAAGTCAACATCACATCATCAGTGTCCTCGTCAGTTCCCTTGATAACACCAGCAGTGATTTCAGTAGCTCCATTTTCAAGAACATCTAGGTAAGACCCCAAAGTGCCAGCAGGAAGGCTCAGCATGGGCCCCTCATCATCCGCCGGCCGGATGTTCACCCTGAGAGTGATGGGCACCACGTGGTGTCTGTCACTGACCTCCAAGGAGCAGCTATCAGTGAGAGACTCATCGCCATTATGGGCATAGGAAATCCGACCCTGTTTTATGTCTTCTAAGTGGAAGACCTCCCCGACATGCAGTATCTGTCCAGACACTCTCATGTGGCCATGTTTGGGCGCCTGCGTGAGAGTGAAAGAGATGTGGGCGACATCAGTGTCTACATCATTCACACGCAACTCAGTCTCACTCAAGACGTGGTGGCCCTTCTCCTGAATAGTGAAACCCGTGTTGAGGATCTCAGGTGGCTGGTTGTCTACTGGCTGCAAGTAAAGCGTGAAGGTGCCTGGAGCCACATTCCCAGCTTGATCTTCCACCTGGAACTGGAACTGGGCCACTCGGGCAGCCACTCCCAGTTCTTGCTCTGGAGGTCTGTAAGCAATTTTATGGTGGTTGATCTGGGCTTGGGTAAAATGGTTCACCACAACTGAGGGGTTGTCGGTCAGGACCAAGGTGCCCAGTGGGGAGGGCGAGTGGTTTTCGTCTGTGTCCATGGGAGGCTGGGTCACTGTGTAACGCAGGTCTCGGTCATCTGTGTCCAGGTCAGTGTAGCGCAGCCACTTCTTCCTCAGAGGGGTGAGCTGGGATTCCTGCACCACCATCCGAAGGGGACAGCCGCTACCCAGCTCTGGAGGGAGGCGATCCACAGGATGAATGCGTATCACAAATCTGTGTGGTCCAGACTGATTAGGAGGATCATGGTTATCCTGGACCCGAAATGTGAACTGGTCCATCACTGGCCCGGGACTGTGGGGCCCCGAATGCCTGTAGAACAGCCGCCCCTCGCTTATGTCCTGCTGCCGCCACTCTGTCACTGTTTGCTCATAGAATGCTCCCTGTCTCCTCCAAGGGCCCCTGCTCAGCTCCTCCTCCTCACGGGGAGGATGTGTTTGgcggagaagcagatgccctgcagTCGAGGAGGGCAACTCCAGCACAAAAAGCAGCTGAGAGTCATCTGAGTCAATGTCAGTTGCACTTAGAGCAAGGGGCAGGATGGGCACTGTCTCACCTTCTGCCAGTGTCAGCCCTGTGTTAGCATTGAGGACTGGTGGCTGGTCATCCACAGGCACTAAGGTGATGGGGAACAGGAACTGCACCTGGTGCCTTTGTCCTCCATCCACCATTCGAAGGACAAGGTTGTCACTCAGTGAGCCATCTTTGTCATCGTGATGGTAGACCACCTGGCCAGCCGCTAGCTCAGCCACCGTAAAGGTCTTAGGGGCGGAGCTGCCATGGGTGGCACCCAGAAGGACAAGGTGACCATGCCGGAGCCCAGCCACCACCTCCAGCTGCACTGCCTCCAGGTCATCCTCATCGCTAATGACCAAGTTTTGTGGCCCACTGCCCGCAGGGCCTGTAAGGGGTCGGGACTGGCCCTCATAGAGAATGAGACCGGTGTTTCGGGTGACCACGGGAGCCAGTGTGTTCATGGGCTTCACCACTACCATAAAAGCAAAAGGGTCTGAGGCAGCTCCTTCCGGGTCCACTACCTCCAGCTCCAGTTCAAATAGCCGCTCCTGGTCAGAGTCCTCAGAGGGGGGCTGGTAGGCAATCTTCAAGAACCGCAGGTCCTTCTGAGTGAAAGATGAGAGGGGCAGGCTGCGATCATCAGTACTAACTAGGTAGCCCTGGCCAGGCTGGAAGGGAGAGGTGAGGTTGAAGATCAACAGGTCAGGGGGAGACTCAGCATCCTCAGCGGCCAGCATGTCTGGGGTCAGGGCAGTGAGTACAAACTGATCCACCTCCATCATCATCATGGCCACAAAACTGGGCTTGGGGGCGGTGTTCTCGGCCCCTCCTCGGATTCTCACCAGTACCTGGAAGTGCTCACGTTTCAGAGCAGGCCTGCTCACAGGGGAACCACGAGACCGCAGCTCCACCACCATGGGCACCCAGTCCCTGTTTGGGGACCGACTGGGGGCCGTGTGGCGGTAGCGCACGCCTAGTTCCTGGAAAGCTTTGCAGTCCATCAGGAGAGGATCCTGGGCGCCCCCCTCGCTGGCTCCACCTGGAACTTGCGGGTAGTGAAGGAGCTCCCCGTAGCGAGGCAGCGAGCTCAGGCCCGACAGGATGCCCACGCGACATTCTTCGGTCTCGGGCTGGTAGGCAAACTCCAGGCTCCGCGCGTCCAGGGCATTACTGGTCCCCAGCAGCTCTTCCACGACGAGGGGCAAGTTCCGAGTCACAACCTCTAGCTGGGTGAAGACCACCTCCACCTCCAGCACCAAGGGTAGCACTGCTGCCCCTCCCGGCGCGTCGTAGCGCAGCTGCAGCCGAATGCGATCCCGCGATGGGCTGCGCGCGCCCAGGTGCGAGTAGCGTACCTCTCCCCGGCCGAAGTCGCACGGGAAGCGCTTGGGATTCAGGCGGCCAGGCCTCTGGGCCAGCGCATCGTTGTCTAGCACGGTCACCGAGCAGCGGTCCCCCGGCTGCACCTGCAGCACCAGGTCGTGCAGCGGATCCAGCCAGACCTCGCGGCCGAAGGGCACCCGGAGCCCACGGTTCGCCAGCACTATGGCCTCCTCGGCGGGGACCCCTGCAGCCCCCGCGAGATCCGGGGACAGCAACGCTCGCTCAGGGGCAGCGGGCTGTGCCGGGACGCAGCTTACCGGtgacaggagaagcagcagcagcaacacgAGGAGGGGCGGCAGCGTAAGTATCTGCTGAAAACTGGTGGGGTTGGCCACCCCGCCGGCGCCGGAGGCGATCCCGGGAGTCCTGGCCGCGTGCATGGTCCGGGTGTTAGAG
The Mustela lutreola isolate mMusLut2 chromosome 13, mMusLut2.pri, whole genome shotgun sequence genome window above contains:
- the FREM2 gene encoding FRAS1-related extracellular matrix protein 2, which gives rise to MHAARTPGIASGAGGVANPTSFQQILTLPPLLVLLLLLLLSPVSCVPAQPAAPERALLSPDLAGAAGVPAEEAIVLANRGLRVPFGREVWLDPLHDLVLQVQPGDRCSVTVLDNDALAQRPGRLNPKRFPCDFGRGEVRYSHLGARSPSRDRIRLQLRYDAPGGAAVLPLVLEVEVVFTQLEVVTRNLPLVVEELLGTSNALDARSLEFAYQPETEECRVGILSGLSSLPRYGELLHYPQVPGGASEGGAQDPLLMDCKAFQELGVRYRHTAPSRSPNRDWVPMVVELRSRGSPVSRPALKREHFQVLVRIRGGAENTAPKPSFVAMMMMEVDQFVLTALTPDMLAAEDAESPPDLLIFNLTSPFQPGQGYLVSTDDRSLPLSSFTQKDLRFLKIAYQPPSEDSDQERLFELELEVVDPEGAASDPFAFMVVVKPMNTLAPVVTRNTGLILYEGQSRPLTGPAGSGPQNLVISDEDDLEAVQLEVVAGLRHGHLVLLGATHGSSAPKTFTVAELAAGQVVYHHDDKDGSLSDNLVLRMVDGGQRHQVQFLFPITLVPVDDQPPVLNANTGLTLAEGETVPILPLALSATDIDSDDSQLLFVLELPSSTAGHLLLRQTHPPREEEELSRGPWRRQGAFYEQTVTEWRQQDISEGRLFYRHSGPHSPGPVMDQFTFRVQDNHDPPNQSGPHRFVIRIHPVDRLPPELGSGCPLRMVVQESQLTPLRKKWLRYTDLDTDDRDLRYTVTQPPMDTDENHSPSPLGTLVLTDNPSVVVNHFTQAQINHHKIAYRPPEQELGVAARVAQFQFQVEDQAGNVAPGTFTLYLQPVDNQPPEILNTGFTIQEKGHHVLSETELRVNDVDTDVAHISFTLTQAPKHGHMRVSGQILHVGEVFHLEDIKQGRISYAHNGDESLTDSCSLEVSDRHHVVPITLRVNIRPADDEGPMLSLPAGTLGSYLDVLENGATEITAGVIKGTDEDTDDVMLTFVLEDPPLYGEILVNGVPVEQFTQKDILEGSVIYAHTSGEIGLLPRGDSFNLSLSDVSQEWVIGSNTIQGVTVWVTILPVDNQAPEISVGEQFIVMEGDKSVITSTHISAQDIDSLTDDLLCTIVIQPTSGYVENISPAPGSEKSRAGIAISAFTLKDLRQSHINYVQSVHKGVEPVEDRFIFRCSDGINFSERHFFPIVIIPTNDEQPEIFMREFMVMEGMSLVIDTPILNAADADMPPDDLTFTITRFPTRGHIMNQLINGTVLVESFTLDQIIESSSIIYEHDDSETQEDSFVIRLTDGKHSVERMVLIIVIPVDDETPRMMINNGLEIEIGETKIINNKILMATDLDSEDKSLVYIIRYGPGHGLLQRRKPTGAFENITLGMNFTQDEVDRNLIQYVHFGQEGIRDLIKFDVTDGINALIDRYFYVSIGSIDIVFPDVISKGVSLKEGGKVTLTTDLLSTSDLNSPDENLVFTITRAPMRGHLECTDQLGTSITSFTQLQLAGNKIYYIHTADDEVKMDSFEFQVTDGRNPVFRTFRISISDVDNKKPVVTIHNLVVSEGENKLITPFELSVEDRDTPDKLLKFIVTQVPVHGQLLFNNTRPTMVFTKQDLNENLISYRHDGTESNEDSFSFTVTDGSHTEFYVFPDTTFETRRPQVMKIQVLAVDDSVPQITVNKGASTLRTLPTGHLGFMITSKILKAEDRDSLHFSLRFIVTEAPRHGYLLNLDRGNHSVTQFTQADIDDMKICYVLKDGANATSDMFHFTVEDGGGNKLTKQHFRLNWAWISFEKEYYLINEDSKFLDVVLKRRGYLGETSFISIGTRDGTAEKDKDFKGKAQKQVQFNPGQIRATWRVRIMSDGEHEHSETFQIVLSEPVLAALEFPSVITVEIVDPGDESTVYIPQSEYSVEEDVGELFIPIRRSGDVSQELMVVCYTQQGTAGGTVPTSVLSYSDYISRPEDHTSVIRFDRDEREKMCRIIVIDDSLYEEEETFHVLLSMPMGGRIGSEFPAAQIKIIPDKDDEPVFYFGDIEYPVDESAGYVEVRVWRTGTDLSRSSSVTVRSRKTDPPSADAGTDYVGISRNLDFTPGVNMQTVRVIILDDIGQPVLEGIEKFELVLRMPMNAALGEPSKATVSINDSVSDLPKMQFKERVYTGNENDGQIVAVIHRSGDLHYESSVRCYTRQGSAQVMTDFEERPNTDSSIITFLPGETEKPCVLELMDDKLYEEVEELRLVLGTPQSNSPFGAAVGEQNETLIRIQDDADKTVIKFGETKFSVSEPKELGQSVVVKIPVIRQGDTSKVSIVRVHTKDGSATSGEDYHPVSEEIEFKKGETQHIVNIEVIFDGIREMREAFTVHLKPDENMVAETQVTKAIVYIEEMNSMADVTFPSVPQIVSLLMYDDTSRAKDSAGPVSGYPVICITACNPKYSDYDKTGSICASENINDTLTRYRWLTSAPAGPDGVTSPMREVDFDTFFTSSKMITLDSIYFQPGSRVQCAARAVNADGNEGLELMSPIVTIGREEGLCQPRVPGTVGAEPFSAKLRYTGPEDPDYTNLIKLTVTMPHIDGMLPVISTKELSNFELTLSPDGSRVGNHQCSNLLDYTEVKTHHGFLTDATKNPEVIGETHPYQYSSSIRGSSTLRFYRNLNLEACLWEFVSYYDMSELLTDCGGTIGTDGQVLNLVQSYVTLRVPLYVSYVFHSPVGVGGWQHFDLKSELRLTFVYDTAILWNDGIGSPPEAELQGSLYPTSMRIGEEGRLVVNFKTEAQFHGLFVLSHPASFTSSMIMSADHPGLTFSLRLIRSEPTYNQPVQQWSFMSDFAVRDYSGTYTVKLLPCTTPSHQEYRLPVTCNPLEPVTFDLDIRFQQVSDPVAAEFSLNTQMYLLSKKSLWLSDGSMGFGQESDVAFAEGDIIYGRVMVDPVQNLGDSFYCSIEKVFLCTGADGYVPKYSPTNAEYGCLADSPSLLYRFKIVDKAQPETQATSFGNVLFNAKLAADDPEAILLVNQPGSDGFKVDSTPLFQVALGREWYIHTIYTVRSKDNANRGIGKRSTEYQHHSIVGPGKPEATSQSRKKREIRSPPPLAWDIGADNNRGTNIQHIALDHTSRKQVPQGRVPSDGVLPRELNRPSSDVSLVTVVGSVAVGFLTLCLAAITVMMCRRRKGARRKGALKGSGSSKPMMAPQNHQGDSSEV